A single Muntiacus reevesi chromosome 9, mMunRee1.1, whole genome shotgun sequence DNA region contains:
- the LOC136175815 gene encoding olfactory receptor 52Z1P-like: MHLKDFCHFSTTTSNCTSTPLTAFLLTGIPGLEDFQIWISIPFSFMYLLAVIGNGLVMAVVICDRSLHEPMYLFLAMLALNDVLLCTVTVPKTLLIFWQGPSISTFPACLTQMFFVHALFVSESAVLLAMAFDRYVAICAPLHYATILTGSLISKVVLALVARSVTVVTPGVLLILRLHFCQSNVIHHTYCENMGIAKLACNSNVPNSIYGLTAALLTTGLDFVLISLSYWLILRTVFQLPSREARTKAFGTCGAHTCVILIFYTLAFFSFFTHRFGHHVPRHVLILLANLYLLVPPTMNPIVYGVKTKEIRMRIVLLFSIHNTNLISIHLYIQLLVSSITIFYRESHLNFDNMFFECV, encoded by the exons ATGCATCTAAAAG ACTTCTGCCACTTCTCTACAACAACATCAAACTGTACATCCACTCCCCTCACTGCCTTCTTGCTGACTGGTATCCCAGGATTAGAAGACTTCCAAATTTGGATTTCCATCCCTTTCAGCTTCATGTACCTTTTGGCTGTGATAGGTAATGGCCTGGTTATGGCGGTGGTGATCTGCGACAGAAGCCTCCATGAACCCATGTATCTCTTCCTGGCCATGCTAGCACTCAATGATGTTCTCCTTTGTACTGTCACGGTGCCCAAAACGCTTCTTATCTTTTGGCAGGGCCCTTCCATATCAACATTTCCTGCCTGTCTCACGCAGATGTTTTTCGTTCATGCTCTGTTTGTCTCTGAATCTGCGGTCCTACTGGCCATGGCTTTTGACCGCTATGTGGCTATCTGTGCACCACTCCATTATGCTACCATACTTACAGGCTCTCTCATTAGCAAAGTGGTCCTGGCTCTGGTAGCTCGAAGTGTGACTGTGGTCACCCCTGGCGTCCTACTCATTCTCCGCCTGCACTTCTGCCAGAGCAACGTCATTCACCATACTTACTGTGAGAACATGGGCATCGCCAAATTGGCTTGCAATAGCAATGTCCCTAATAGCATTTATGGGCTCACTGCTGCTCTCCTCACCACAGGACTCGACTTTGTCCTTATCTCCCTGTCCTACTGGTTAATCTTGAGAACAGTCTTCCAACTGCCTTCTAGGGAAGCCCGGACAAAGGCCTTTGGAACTTGTGGAGCGCATACATGTGTCATCCTGATATTCTACACTCtggccttcttttccttctttaccCATCGCTTTGGACACCATGTACCCAGGCATGTCCTTATCCTCCTGGCAAATCTCTACTTACTGGTACCACCTACCATGAACCCCATTGTTTACGGGGTAAAGACAAAAGAGATAAGGATGCGA aTAGTGCTTCTGTTCTCAATTCATAATACAAACTTGATATCCATTCATTTGTATATTCAATTGCTAGTGTCTTCAATCACTATATTTTATAGGGAGAGTCACCTTAATTTTGATAATATGTTTTTTGAGTGTGTTTAG
- the LOC136175814 gene encoding olfactory receptor 51G1-like → MTSSNSSIGQLASFYLSGIPGYEDAQHFISIPFCVFYLTGIVGNCTILHIIHTDKSLHEPMYYFLAMLSFTDMGMSISTLPTVLRTFWFDAKEIEMNTCVAQMYFIHTFSLMESAVLLAMAFDRYVAICDPLRYSSKLTPQRIVYIGVFIIIRCSTVLPVILVRIPTFSFCHSHVLSHSFCLHQDVIQLACSDISFNVLYGLFVVAFYWGVDSLGIFLSYAFILHSVLRIASRGGKLKALNTCVSHICAVLILYVPMIGLSLVHRFAKHSSPVIHITMADIYLLVPPVLNPIIYSIKTKQIRQGLLKILLSERIGLAHT, encoded by the coding sequence ATGACAAGCTCTAATTCAAGTATTGGACAGTTGGCTTCATTCTACCTCTCTGGGATTCCTGGCTATGAGGATGCTCAACACTTTATTTCCATCCCCTTTTGTGTGTTCTATCTGACTGGAATAGTGGGCAACTGTACAATTCTTCACATCATCCACACTGACAAGAGTCTCCATGAGCCCATGTACTACTTCCTGGCCATGCTGTCCTTCACGGACATGGGCATGTCCATCTCCACCCTGCCCACAGTACTGAGAACCTTCTGGTTTGATGCTAAGGAGATTGAGATGAATACTTGTGTAGCCCAGATGTATTTCATTCACACTTTTTCTCTAATGGAATCAGCTGTGCTCCTAGCCATGGCTTTTGACCGCTATGTTGCCATCTGTGATCCTTTGAGGTATTCCAGCAAACTTACCCCACAGCGCATCGTCTACATAGGGGTGTTCATCATAATCAGATGCTCCACTGTCCTCCCTGTTATTCTTGTTCGTATCCCCACATTTTCTTTCTGCCACTCCCATGTTCTCTCCCACTCCTTCTGCTTACATCAAGATGTCATCCAATTGGCCTGTTCTGACATCTCATTCAATGTTTTGtatggtttgtttgttgttgcaTTTTATTGGGGTGTAGATTCTCTAGGAATCTTTTTATCTTATGCTTTCATCCTCCACTCTGTGTTGCGCATTGCGTCCCGGGGAGGGAAACTCAAAGCCCTCAACACATGTGTCTCTCATATTTGTGCTGTGCTCATTCTATATGTGCCAATGATAGGATTGTCCTTAGTGCATCGTTTTGCAAAGCATTCCTCTCCCGTTATTCATATTACCATGGCAGATATTTACCTGTTAGTTCCACCAGTTCTCAACCCAATTATTTATAGCATCAAGACAAAGCAGATTCGCCAAGGCTTGCTAAAGATATTATTATCTGAAAGGATTGGGCTTGCTCACACTTAG
- the LOC136175249 gene encoding olfactory receptor 51L1-like → MATANSSNILSSTFYLTGIPGYEEFHQWISIPFCLLYLVGIMGNCTILHIVRTDPRLHQPMYYFLAMLSLTDMGMSLPTMTSLFRVLWSISREIQFNTCVVQMFFIHTFSFTESSVLLAMALDRYVAICHPLRYATILTPTLITKIGIVALLRSALPVTPLLARLAFFPFCHSHTLSHSYCLHQDMIRLACADTKFNVIYGLVLITLLWGMDSLGIFVSYVFILHSVLKISSQEGRFRALNTCASHICAVLILYVPMIGLSIVHRFAKHSSPLIHIFMAHIYLLVPPVLNPIIYSVKTKQIRQGILHLLFTLKLSSSVM, encoded by the coding sequence ATGGCAACTGCAAACTCCAGCAATATCCTCTCCTCCACCTTCTATCTCACAGGTATCCCAGGATATGAGGAATTTCACCAATGGATTTCCATCCCATTCTGTCTCCTCTACCTGGTTGGAATCATGGGTAACTGTACTATCCTACATATTGTCCGGACAGACCCCAGACTCCATCAGCCCATGTACTACTTCTTGGCCATGCTTTCTCTCACTGACATGGGCATGTCCTTGCCCACAATGACATCACTCTTCAGGGTGTTGTGGTCGATTTCCAGGGAGATCCAGTTCAACACCTGTGTGGTCCAAATGTTTTTCATTCACACTTTCTCCTTCACTGAATCATCTGTGCTCTTGGCCATGGCCCTTGACCgatatgtggccatctgccacccactAAGATATGCTACCATTCTCACTCCAACACTTATCACTAAAATTGGAATTGTAGCCCTGCTTAGAAGTGCCCTTCCTGTGACCCCACTTCTGGCCCGGCTGGCATTCTTTCCATTTTGCCATTCTCACACTCTTTCTCATTCTTACTGTCTGCACCAGGATATGATCCGCCTTGCTTGTGCTGACACCAAGTTTAATGTTATTTATGGGTTAGTTCTGATCACTTTGCTGTGGGGAATGGACTCTCTGGGTATTTTTGTGTCTTATGTTTTCATCCTTCACTCAGTATTAAAAATTTCATCTCAGGAGGGGAGATTTAGGGCCCTCAACACATGTGCATCCCACATTTGTGCTGTACTTATTCTGTATGTGCCTATGATTGGGCTCTCTATTGTCCATCGTTTTGCCAAACACTCATCCCCTCTCATCCACATCTTCATGGCGCATATCTACCTCCTAGTTCCACCTGTGCTCAACCCAATCATCTATAGTGTGAAGACCAAGCAGATCCGCCAAGGAATTCTCCACCTGCTTTTCACCCTAAAACTCAGTTCTTCTGTGATGTAG
- the LOC136175205 gene encoding olfactory receptor 51L1-like codes for MTSANSSNILSSTFYLTGIPGYEEFHQWISIPFCLLYLVGIMGNCTILHIVRTDPRLHQPMYYFLAVLSLTDMGMSLPTMTSLFRVLWSISREIQFNTCVVQMFFIHTFSFTESSVLLAMAFDRYVAICHPLRYATILTPTLITKIGIAALLRSAFAMIPLLARLAFFPFCHSHILSHSYCLHQDMIRLACADTKFNVIYGLVLITLLWGMDSLGIFVSYVSILHSVLKISSQEGRFKALNTCASHICAVLILYVPMIGLSIVHRFAKHSSPLIHIFMAHIYLLVPPVLNPIIYSVKTKQIRQGILNLLFPLRISSSVM; via the coding sequence ATGACATCTGCAAACTCCAGCAATATCCTCTCCTCCACCTTCTATCTCACAGGTATCCCAGGATATGAGGAATTTCACCAATGGATTTCCATCCCATTCTGTCTCCTCTACCTGGTTGGGATCATGGGTAACTGTACTATCCTACATATTGTCCGGACAGACCCCAGGCTCCATCAGCCCATGTACTACTTCTTGGCCGTGCTTTCTCTCACTGACATGGGCATGTCCTTGCCCACAATGACATCACTCTTCAGGGTGTTGTGGTCGATTTCCAGGGAGATCCAGTTCAACACCTGTGTGGTCCAAATGTTTTTCATTCACACTTTCTCCTTCACTGAATCATCTGTGCTCTTGGCCATGGCCTTTGACCgatatgtggccatctgccacccactAAGATATGCTACCATTCTCACTCCAACACTTATCACTAAAATTGGAATTGCAGCCCTGCTTAGAAGTGCCTTTGCCATGATTCCACTTCTGGCCCGGCTGGCTTTCTTTCCCTTCTGCCACTCCCACATCCTTTCTCATTCTTACTGTCTACATCAGGATATGATCCGCCTTGCTTGTGCTGACACTAAGTTTAATGTTATTTATGGGTTAGTTCTGATCACTTTGCTGTGGGGAATGGACTCTCTGGGTATTTTTGTGTCTTATGTTTCCATCCTTCACTCAGTATTAAAAATTTCATCTCAGGAGGGGAGATTTAAGGCCCTCAACACATGTGCATCTCACATCTGTGCTGTACTTATTCTTTATGTGCCTATGATTGGGCTCTCTATTGTCCATCGTTTTGCCAAACACTCATCCCCTCTCATCCACATCTTCATGGCGCATATCTACCTCCTAGTTCCACCTGTGCTCAACCCAATCATCTATAGTGTGAAGACCAAGCAGATCCGCCAAGGAATTCTCAACCTGCTTTTCCCCCTAAGAATCAGTTCTTCTGTGATGTAG